The following are encoded together in the Ranitomeya imitator isolate aRanImi1 chromosome 4, aRanImi1.pri, whole genome shotgun sequence genome:
- the LOC138675662 gene encoding uncharacterized protein: MSNRVEFIRDFIEIYQSFPCLWKIKSPEYCNREKRREGYLQLIELYNRQAPDEAANEAVIKKKIQALRTVWRKELNKVLQTTRSGASTEEVYVPKLWYFEHLNFLRDQEVPRTSTCLRLLAPVEPIVLENHAEQESQGQQDDSAQESTLDCSQDCTTTDLVEAAPARSQSRQVQRKRKATSDASNELLSLAKKVLTRNVSPALEGFGHYVVDKLAKMDDNQRILAERLILEAVNKGTDGDLDKNTCLVSSRPIQRTEPSNFNGWSQGQTSMRHNPHVSHFGQPPPNNSYTPIPLHMASPIRHQNFQPEQSSYHNL, from the exons atgtcaaatcgtgtggagttcatccgggatttcatcgagatttatcagtcttttccctgcctctggaaaataaaatctcctgagtattgtaacagggaaaagaggagggagggttacttacagctcattgagctttacaatcgtcaggcaccagatgaggcagctaacgaagcagttattaaaaagaaaatccaggcgctccgcacggtctggaggaaggagctgaacaaggttcttcagactacaaggtccggagcttccactgaagaagtttatgtgccaaaactgtggtattttgagcatcttaattttctgagggaccaagaggtgccacggacttcaacgtgtcttcgattgttggcacctgtggaaccaatagttttggagaaccacgccgagcaggagtcacaagggcaacaa gatgacagtgcgcaggagagtacacttgactgttcacaggactgcacaacaacagatctagtggaggctgcacctgccaggagtcaatcgaggcaagttcaaagaaaacggaaagccacctcagacgcctcaaatgaactattgagcctggcaaagaaggtgttgacaagaaatgttagccctgcgttagaggggtttggacactatgtggttgacaaactggcaaaaatggacgacaaccaaagaatactagcagagcgtctgattctggaagcagtaaacaagggtactgatggcgatttggacaagaacacttgtttggtctcttcccggccaatacagcggacagagccatcaaatttcaatggttggtcacagggtcagacatcgatgcgacacaatcctcacgtttcccacttcggccagccaccccctaataactcctacacaccaatacctttacatatggcttcgcccatcaggcaccaaaattttcagccggaacaatcgtcgtatcataatttgtga